TCATTGCTCATTTCTCATGGTATAAATCAATATTGAAAACaattacatcatttacataaatatacagatatgcataaaagactctCCTTGGAACTaaacgccatgtataaacccccgtggtaAGGGTGTTGCTGCCCGGAGGCTGGACTAAAACCTGGGGGGATCAACCCAGATCTAGTCACTCCCTAGTATCTACATCTATAGGCTTTCGCAACTCGCTTGTGGgttcgattgccttaccacttcttggTATGTACTTCCAGGGAAGGTAATACCTCTACCTGGGTCAATCAGCTAGACCACCCAATACCACTCTCgcagtacagtgtgggcgcacatggtgaactagtgaaactctctctagcaaTGGTATTTTTCTCATAACAACTATGTCGTCAGGGTTCCtagagcatatcatgcaatttaataattaaaattgtaCTTTAAACTTATTTCACATAAAGTATGTCATTTTTTAGACCCTAGCCTTGCGCCGTTTAATACAAACTTAGCCTTGGCCCTCTGTTACAACTCGGCTCTCAGCCACTGAATAAAACTTTGGCCTTTGGCCATCTAGTAAAACTCGACCCTTGGCCATCTCATAAAAATCCATGCATTTCTCAAATAGTTCCAATACATTTCTCAAATTgttcagtatttcaaaaacattctcattTCTAGTATTACCTTAACTCCCAAAATAGTATTCACCTACCACataattttccatatttaaaatATAGCCCGTAGGCAAACAAGAAGAACACTGTGTAaatggtttgtaggatcaaaccgagctttccaccattaatttctactcaaaatatcatatcatatatcctaggtttggaAAAAAGACTCATTTTGAACGGCCAATTTTCAAAAGGATAATTGAAAACATAATATACATACTCAAATCATATTTCAATcggttcaaaatcattaaaatgATGCAttaacttaattcccttaccGATTTTTGAAACAAAAATAGGAATGGATCGAAAACTCGAAAGCCAAACCTTAGCTTTTTCCCTAGTTCAAGAattcactccgctagacttgtagagattcatcccttgatcctcgtggtaacttccattTGTCAAAACGAGCAACGAATGATgagagatcgaagagagagagagaatgggcgtggtttagagagagagagagagagagagagagagagagagagagagagatttagttTTCTtcatgaagaagcaaacaaaatcctatttatagcacCCTTGACCCAATcaaattcattgacgaaatggCACCTTGGTCAACAAACTGCAGAAGGCCGTTCGTCGAAAAAagaaggatttcgtcgacgaaccctaagcctgatattttggTCATTCTAGATCTCTTCGTCAATGATGCTATGAGTTTCGACGATGAACCTcaaaagggccttcgtcgacgaaagcatgggattcatcgacgaagcctgctgaaatcttttttttttttcctttttatttatttaatttccttatttttcttattttctgggtttgggtctctacaatctcccctccttataaaaattttgtcctagaaatttgctaattgttttctATCACATCATCTGAACTATCACTGCTCTGACTCTCGGAAGAACCGATGGCCAACCACACAGCAGCcctatcccaaatttattacctgccctcacttatggtggaggactaccgtggttacatataatGTCTCAGAGGATTACTACATCCACACAAAACTTCCTCGAAGACCAAACATACTCTAAATCATAACCAAACCCACTTTAACcactatacatacataaaaccACTTACTTGCTGATCTACTTACATGACTAGCTCTAAGTGTCTCTGAAAAGATGAGGATACTTTAGACGTATCTCtgtctctaactcccatgaagcctcctctatTGTGTTTTGCCACACCACTTTCACTGAAGGTATTTCCTTAATATGCAACTTCTGTACCTTTTGATCTAGAATCTGAAccggtacctcctcgtatgctaatGCATTCTCGCTCTCCAAAGGTTCATAAATTAGCACGTGCGAAGGGTCTGGCATGTACTTCCTCAGTATTGACacgtgaaacatgtcatgaaCTCTGAATAGTGTtgggggtaacgccactcgataagcaacaaGACCTATCTTTTCCAAGATCTCAAAAGGCCCAATGCACCAAGGGCTtaacttccccttcttcccaaacctcatcacccctttcattggggCGATCTTCAGGAATATCAAATCCCCAACCTTGAACTCTAACTCCCGTCGGTGAGTATTTGTATAACTCTTTTGCTGAATTTGTGCTGCTCTAATCCTCTCtctgataagctcgacctttgcagaggtctgctgaattaGTTCCGGTCCCAAAATCTCCTACTCGCCtgcctcatcctagtacaacagagatcgacaccggcgaccatacaaagcctcatatggtgctatATCTATACTGGTCTAGTAATTGTTACTATATGCAAACTCCATGAGCGGTAGATACCGAATCAAATTGTtcccaaaatctagcatgcacgcccgcagcatatcctctagagtCTGAATAGTCCTCTTGGATTATCCATCTGTTTGCAGGGGAAACGAGGTACTAAATGTGAGCTGCAATCCCAAGGCATCCcgtaaactcttctagaaacaaGAGGTAAATCGTGGGTCGCGATTTGAAATAATGGAAATCAAAATGccgtggagtcgtacaatctcctacacatatagctatgtcagcctattcatggaatagctGACTCTGATGGGAATGAAGTGCGCAatcttcgtcagccgatccactataacccagatagcattctaccTATGCACCGCCGAAGGCAATCTCgacacaaaatccatcgagatatgctcccacttccactttgggatgttaagtggctgaagtggtcctgttGGCCTCTAGTGCTCTTCCTTAACCTattgacatgtcaggcactgctccacaaatctagcaatttccctctttagGTTACTCCACTAGAACGATTcccacaaatctctatacatcttcatactccATAGATGAACAATATAGAGAaagcgatgcgcttcctccagaatcatcctcttAATCTCTACATCGTTAGGCACACATAATCTTgtgtgaaatctaagaactccatcctcagaaaCATTGAAGTCTATCTGCAACTCACTCCGCAccttctttaagattttcattaACTCTGTGTCTTTCTTCTGAGCAGCTTTGATTCTCTCCTATAAGGTTGGCTGAATAACTAAACTGGCTATGAACGCTTGTGGATCCTTGTCCGCCAACTCTActcccaacctctccaggtccatcatgatCTGATGTTGTACAATAACTACTGAAACTGACGTAcccactgacttccgactcaatgcatcagctaccacattagcttttcctatgtgataactaatggtgcagtcgtagtccttaattAGCTCAAGTCATCTgcattgcctcatattcaactccttctggggaaagaagtatttgaggctcttatggtctgtaaagatctcgcacctttcaccacaTAGGTAGTGCCACTAGATATTTAATGCAAAAACAACAGCTGCTAGCTCCAAGTCaggtgtagggtagttcttcttatactCCTTGAGTTAGCAAGAAGCATAAGTGATAATCTTTTCCTGTTGCATCAAAACATACCCGAGCCCTTTTTAGGATGCATCACTGAAGATCACGAAACCACTATCCTCtcatggaatggtcaacactggggatgtgactagacgttgcttcaactcctagaagctatGCTCACACTCATTAGTCCAGTCAAACCTATTGTTCTTTTTGGTAAGCTGTGTCAAAGGACCTGATAGCCTAGAAAAGCCCTCTATGAATTGGCAATAGTACcctgccaaacccaagaaacttctaatttcaTGTACGTTCTTCGGTCTTGCCCAACTAACTACCTCCTCTACCTTGCTTAGGTCCACTGATATTCCCTCCTTGGACACTAtatgtcctagaaatgcaacccAATTTAGCCAAAACTCgaatttcttgaatttagtaAACAATCTCTTCTCTctgagcacctgaagtaccaaccttaaaTGAGTCTCATGCTTTGCTGAACTCCTCGAATAAATcaagatgtcatcaatgaacaccaccacgaatctatctaagtactcgtggaacactCTGTTCATTTGACCCATGAATGTTGCAGGTGCGTTCGTCAAttcgaatggcataaccaaaaattagTAATGGCCACACTAGGTTCAAAAAGttgtctttggtacatcctctaatTTCACCTTCagttgatgatacccggatcgtagatcgatcttagagaaaaacTGGGTGCCCTGCAATTGGTCAACAGGTCGTCAATACGAGGTAacaggtatttattcttcaccgtcaccttgttaatctccctgtagtcgatgcacatcctcattgacctatctttcttctttacaaacaacaccggtgctccctagggcgatacGCTCAATTTGATGAACCCTTTATCAAGAAGTTCATGTAGCTattcctttaactcctttagttctactagagccattctgtaaggtgcCTTGGAGATTGGTGCCGTACCTAGTGCTAACTCAATAGcgaaatccacctcacgatctagatTCAATCTTGGTAAGTCCTCGGGAAACATGTTCAGGAACTCCTGTATCACTAGAATATCCTCCAGCTTCAGCCCCTCCTTTGGTACCGCTTTCACACATGCCAGGTATCTCGTCTAGGAGTAACCTTATCGCTTACATCACTGAGAGGATCTATGGTGCAgagtgcacacacgacccaatgaatttaaactcctgctctccaagaggtctaaacactacctcctttTTTCGGTAATCTATGCTTGCATTGaatgctaaccaatccatccccaaattaatatcaaatccctgcatctCAAGAACAATTAGACTAACAGACAACCTCCTCCCTTAAATCTCCACTAAGTGGTCTCTAACCACCTTACTGCATACAATAACCGACCCTATCAGCATGACCACACCCAACTCGACCTTTAACAACTAAGTCTCAACTCCGCATACTCTAGCGAATCCCTGAGATACAAACGAGTGGGTCACACTTGATTCAAATAACACAATGGCATTGTGTGACATAACTgaaatcatacctgtcaccatattACCGGCATTCTTTGTATCACCCGATGTCAATGAGTACACCCACGCCTGCGCGGTGCCCCCTTGGTGACCACCTATGGGTGCCTGATTACCTTCCCCATACTGCTGCTGTGGAGGCGCATAGTTCAATACCGCGCAACAATCCCATACCAGATGTCACGAACTACCGCACCAGTAGCAGCTTGTAAAACCAGGCCTGCACTCGCCCGCATGCTTCTTAAGGCATTTAGGACAGGTAAAGTTCTTAGAATTCCTCTAAGGGGCTCGAGATTCCATCACCTATCGCTGGCCCGATTAACTACAGGGCCGCTTTCATGAGCTCTGGCTGGTGTTGGACTAAAAAATCTAGGGAAAAGGGCCTTTTCTTCTGATTTgcctctctctccccctcctgaATACTGGCCTCCACTGCCATAGCTTTGTCCACCAGCTCAATAAAGCTCTGAACGAATAACGTCACCACTTGTGTGCGTTTTGCCTGCCTCATTCCTTTTTTAAACATCCgagccttctttggctcatctgggagcaaatcgggatagctccacaaatcaGGCCGCATAATGCTGTACTGATATGGGCCCCTGGGTCAGATGTAAGAACTCCTTAGCCTTCGCCTCTTGGGTGGCAATGAGAAAGTATCTTCTGAAGAAGATCTCTTTGAAATAGCTCCAGGTAATAGATACATACCTTAGACGCTGCTCCTCTACCAGCCTAGccaatctccaccacctcttcgcCTCCCCCACCTATTTGGAGGTGACAAACCAaaccttctgctcctcaatgcatTCTGGCACACC
This window of the Malania oleifera isolate guangnan ecotype guangnan chromosome 6, ASM2987363v1, whole genome shotgun sequence genome carries:
- the LOC131158539 gene encoding uncharacterized protein LOC131158539, with amino-acid sequence MKGVMRFGKKGKLSPWCIGPFEILEKIGLVAYRVALPPTLFRVHDMFHVSILRKYMPDPSHVLIYEPLESENALAYEEVPVQILDQKVQKLHIKEIPSVKVVWQNTIEEASWELETEIRLKYPHLFRDT